A single genomic interval of Acidovorax sp. 1608163 harbors:
- the hsdR gene encoding EcoAI/FtnUII family type I restriction enzme subunit R, translating into METHPLSERDICTKFITPAIQAAGWQQAQFREEVSLTDGRVMVRGRLAARVRNPEAKGGPKRADYVLYARPNVPLAVVEAKQARFPVGQGMQQALAYAEMLDAPFAISSNGSALLVHDRTGLTSPTEREVPLDAFPTHAELWAVFQQWKGLAEPTAVALVEQPFYTDGSGREPRYYQRVAINRAIEGIAKGQQRVLLVMATGTGKTYTAFQIIWRLWKAKAKKRILFLADRNILVDQTMQQDFAPFGEVMHKITNREVKKNYEIYLALYQAVTGREEWKQIYRQFPADFFDLVVIDECHRGSAADDSAWREVLDYFSAATHLGLTATPKETKAVSNLTYFGDPVYTYSLKQGIEDGFLAPYKVIRIATDVDAVGYTPEKGKVDKLGQSVEQRQYTTKDFDRNLVLEKRTQLVARKVWEYLKATDPMAKTIVFCDDQDHAERMRQELVKIIPAAASNRRYVMRITGDDNEGKAHLSYFIDNDEPYPVIATTSKLLTTGVDAKTCKLIVLDQNINSMTEFKQIIGRGTRLREDYQKLYFTIMDFKGATRLFADPDFDGEPVVIYEPKDDEPVVPPDVPPSAGEPDPPSPWPGKSGEEGTRPGLTIGGGGEGRVKYVIDDVNVRVAVERSQYLDAEGKLITEDYRVLLKDDIKKALQAEFGSLTDFLRRWNSAERKQAVLEELADQGVPLEVLQQAVPNGAELDVFDLVAHVAFDQKPLTRRERANNVKKRDVFGQYGEQAREVLEALLDKFADHGVQDIEDAKVLELPPFDQFGSKTQIRRGIFGGVDQYTQAVQALEQALYDAEDNKKQA; encoded by the coding sequence TTGGAAACGCATCCTCTCAGCGAACGAGACATCTGTACCAAGTTCATCACGCCCGCTATCCAGGCCGCTGGATGGCAACAGGCGCAGTTCCGGGAGGAGGTCAGCCTCACGGACGGTCGCGTCATGGTTCGAGGCAGGCTGGCCGCCCGCGTCCGCAACCCCGAGGCAAAGGGCGGGCCGAAGCGCGCCGACTACGTTCTCTACGCGAGACCGAACGTTCCTCTGGCGGTGGTCGAGGCCAAGCAAGCCCGCTTCCCCGTGGGGCAGGGCATGCAGCAGGCGCTGGCTTACGCAGAGATGCTGGACGCTCCCTTCGCGATCAGCAGCAACGGCTCGGCACTCCTGGTGCACGACCGTACGGGCCTGACCTCACCGACCGAGCGTGAGGTGCCCCTCGACGCCTTTCCGACCCACGCTGAACTGTGGGCCGTGTTCCAGCAGTGGAAGGGGCTGGCTGAACCGACCGCCGTCGCGCTGGTGGAACAGCCGTTCTACACGGACGGCAGTGGCCGCGAGCCGCGCTACTACCAGCGTGTCGCCATCAACCGCGCCATCGAGGGCATCGCCAAGGGGCAGCAGCGCGTGCTACTGGTCATGGCCACAGGCACTGGCAAGACCTACACCGCCTTCCAGATCATCTGGCGGCTTTGGAAGGCCAAGGCCAAGAAGCGGATCCTCTTCCTTGCTGACCGGAACATCCTGGTCGACCAGACCATGCAGCAGGACTTCGCCCCGTTCGGCGAGGTCATGCACAAGATCACCAACCGCGAAGTCAAGAAGAACTACGAGATCTACCTTGCGCTCTACCAGGCCGTGACCGGGCGCGAGGAGTGGAAGCAGATCTATCGGCAGTTCCCTGCAGACTTCTTCGACCTGGTGGTCATTGACGAATGCCACCGCGGCAGCGCTGCAGATGACTCGGCCTGGCGAGAGGTGCTGGACTACTTCAGTGCCGCCACACACCTGGGCCTGACCGCTACCCCAAAGGAGACCAAGGCGGTGAGCAACCTCACCTACTTCGGCGATCCGGTTTACACCTACTCGCTGAAGCAAGGCATCGAGGACGGCTTCCTCGCTCCTTATAAGGTTATCCGCATCGCGACCGATGTAGACGCCGTCGGCTACACCCCGGAGAAGGGCAAGGTCGACAAGCTTGGCCAGTCCGTCGAGCAGCGCCAGTACACCACCAAAGACTTCGACCGTAACCTGGTGCTGGAGAAACGCACCCAGCTCGTGGCGCGCAAGGTGTGGGAGTACCTGAAGGCCACGGACCCGATGGCCAAAACCATCGTGTTCTGCGACGACCAAGACCATGCAGAACGCATGCGCCAGGAGCTGGTCAAGATCATCCCTGCCGCCGCCAGCAACCGCCGCTATGTCATGCGCATCACCGGCGATGACAACGAGGGCAAGGCCCATCTGTCGTACTTCATCGACAACGACGAGCCATACCCCGTCATCGCGACTACGTCGAAGCTGCTGACCACGGGGGTTGACGCCAAGACCTGCAAGCTGATCGTGCTGGACCAGAACATCAACTCGATGACAGAGTTCAAGCAGATCATCGGCCGCGGTACGCGCCTGCGCGAGGACTACCAGAAGCTGTACTTCACCATCATGGACTTCAAGGGCGCCACGCGCCTGTTCGCCGATCCGGACTTCGACGGCGAGCCCGTAGTTATTTACGAGCCCAAGGACGATGAGCCTGTGGTCCCGCCTGATGTTCCACCCAGTGCTGGCGAGCCCGATCCTCCGTCCCCTTGGCCCGGCAAGTCTGGTGAGGAGGGCACACGGCCGGGGCTCACCATCGGCGGCGGTGGCGAAGGCCGCGTCAAGTACGTCATCGACGACGTGAATGTGCGCGTCGCGGTCGAGCGCTCGCAGTACCTCGATGCCGAAGGCAAGCTGATCACTGAGGACTACCGCGTTCTGCTCAAGGACGACATCAAGAAGGCCCTGCAGGCTGAGTTCGGAAGCTTGACTGACTTCCTCCGCCGGTGGAACAGCGCAGAGCGCAAGCAGGCTGTGCTGGAGGAGCTGGCGGACCAAGGCGTCCCGCTGGAGGTCTTGCAGCAGGCCGTTCCGAACGGCGCCGAGCTGGATGTGTTCGACTTGGTGGCCCATGTAGCCTTCGACCAGAAGCCGCTAACCCGGCGCGAACGTGCCAACAACGTCAAGAAGCGCGACGTGTTCGGCCAGTACGGTGAACAGGCCCGCGAGGTGCTCGAAGCCTTGCTCGACAAGTTCGCCGACCACGGCGTGCAGGACATCGAAGACGCCAAGGTGCTGGAGCTGCCTCCGTTCGATCAGTTCGGCAGCAAGACCCAAATCCGCCGCGGTATTTTTGGCGGGGTGGACCAATACACACAGGCGGTTCAGGCACTTGAACAAGCCCTGTACGACGCAGAAGACAACAAGAAGCAGGCCTGA
- a CDS encoding helix-turn-helix transcriptional regulator, translating into MIRIHLSRLLGENKEKIVDLQRATGLSRNTVAGLYRETISRVDLETLNTICRHYGCNVGDLLEYVSDEETIKGGK; encoded by the coding sequence ATGATCCGAATACACCTCTCCAGGCTGTTAGGTGAGAACAAGGAAAAAATCGTTGATCTGCAGCGTGCGACTGGTCTATCGCGCAATACGGTAGCAGGGCTGTATAGAGAAACAATAAGCCGCGTGGACCTCGAAACCCTCAACACTATATGCAGACATTACGGCTGCAATGTCGGCGATTTGCTGGAGTACGTCTCTGACGAGGAAACAATCAAGGGAGGGAAGTGA
- the gyrB gene encoding DNA topoisomerase (ATP-hydrolyzing) subunit B — MTADNYLPEQEPTGTGEPVPHKIDTNQAGASESYGEGSITILEGLEAVRKRPGMYIGDTSDGTGLHHLVFEVVDNSIDEALAGHCDDIVVTIHSDNSISVTDNGRGIPTGVKMDDKHEPKRSAAEIALTELHAGGKFNQNSYKVSGGLHGVGVSCVNALSKWLRLTVRREGKVHQIEFARGFVQDRLLDTVDGFEVSPMKVTGETEKRGTEVHFLPDTEIFKENYDFHYEILAKRLRELSFLNNGVRIRLKDERSGKEDDFSGAGGVRGFVEFINKGKTVLHPTSFYAAGERPAETYGGIPGTHIGVEVAMQWNSAYTEQVLCFTNNIPQRDGGTHLTGLRAAMTRVINKYIEENELAKKAKVEVTGDDMREGLCCVLSVKVPEPKFSSQTKDKLVSSEVRAPVEDIVGKLLTDYLQERPADAKIICGKIVEAARAREAARKAREMTRRKGVLDGMGLPGKLADCQEKDPAMCEIYIVEGDSAGGSAKQGRDRKFQAILPLRGKILNVEKARYEKLLTSNEILTLITALGTGIGKAGGTTGGDDFDVAKLRYHRIIIMTDADVDGAHIRTLLLTFFYRQMPELVERGHIYIAQPPLYKVKAGKEELYLKDAPALDGFLLRIALNHASVTTGGANPQTLTGDTLAELARKHQIAESVIARLGNFMDAEALRAIADGVSLKLDTVADAEASAVALQAKLRELNTTGAPAEVAGEFDARTDKPLLRISRRHHGNIKSSVITQDFVHGADYAALAEAAETFRGLLGEGAKALRGEGDKQKEEKVGDFRQAMKWLISEAERTTARQRYKGLGEMNPEQLWETTMDPNVRRLLRVQIDDAIEADRVFTMLMGDEVEPRRDFIETNALRAGNIDV; from the coding sequence ATGACCGCTGACAACTACCTGCCCGAGCAAGAACCTACCGGCACGGGTGAGCCTGTTCCGCACAAGATCGACACCAACCAGGCTGGCGCCAGCGAAAGCTACGGCGAAGGCTCCATCACCATCCTCGAAGGCCTGGAGGCCGTGCGCAAGCGCCCCGGCATGTACATCGGCGACACGTCCGACGGCACCGGCCTGCACCACCTGGTGTTCGAAGTGGTCGACAACTCCATCGACGAAGCCCTGGCGGGCCACTGCGACGACATCGTCGTCACCATCCACTCCGACAACTCCATCAGCGTGACCGACAACGGCCGCGGCATCCCCACCGGCGTGAAGATGGACGACAAGCACGAGCCCAAGCGCAGTGCGGCCGAAATCGCCCTGACCGAACTGCACGCAGGCGGCAAGTTCAACCAGAACAGCTACAAGGTCTCCGGCGGGCTGCACGGCGTGGGCGTGAGCTGCGTGAACGCGCTCAGCAAATGGCTGCGCCTGACCGTGCGCCGCGAAGGCAAGGTGCACCAGATCGAATTTGCACGCGGCTTTGTGCAAGACCGCCTGCTCGACACCGTGGACGGCTTTGAAGTCAGCCCTATGAAGGTGACCGGCGAGACCGAAAAGCGCGGCACCGAAGTGCACTTCTTGCCCGACACCGAGATCTTCAAAGAGAACTACGACTTCCACTACGAGATCCTGGCCAAGCGCCTGCGCGAACTCTCGTTCCTGAACAACGGCGTGCGCATTCGTTTGAAGGACGAGCGCAGCGGCAAGGAAGACGACTTCTCGGGCGCTGGCGGCGTGCGCGGCTTCGTCGAGTTCATCAACAAGGGCAAGACGGTGCTGCACCCCACGTCGTTTTACGCCGCAGGCGAGCGCCCGGCCGAAACGTATGGCGGCATCCCCGGCACCCACATCGGCGTGGAAGTGGCCATGCAGTGGAACAGTGCGTACACCGAGCAAGTGCTGTGCTTCACCAACAACATCCCCCAGCGTGACGGCGGCACCCACTTGACCGGCCTGCGCGCCGCGATGACCCGCGTCATCAACAAGTACATCGAAGAAAACGAGCTGGCCAAGAAGGCCAAGGTCGAAGTCACTGGCGACGACATGCGCGAAGGCCTGTGCTGCGTGCTGAGCGTGAAGGTGCCCGAGCCCAAGTTCAGCAGCCAGACCAAGGACAAGCTGGTATCGAGCGAAGTGCGCGCCCCCGTGGAAGACATCGTGGGCAAGCTGCTCACCGACTACCTGCAAGAGCGCCCGGCCGACGCCAAGATCATCTGCGGCAAGATCGTGGAAGCCGCCCGCGCCCGCGAAGCCGCCCGCAAAGCCCGCGAAATGACCCGCCGCAAAGGCGTGCTCGACGGCATGGGCCTGCCCGGCAAGCTGGCCGACTGCCAGGAAAAAGACCCCGCCATGTGCGAGATCTACATCGTCGAGGGTGACTCCGCCGGTGGCTCCGCCAAGCAGGGCCGCGACCGTAAGTTCCAGGCCATCCTGCCCCTGCGCGGCAAGATCCTGAACGTGGAAAAAGCCCGCTATGAAAAGCTGCTGACCAGCAACGAAATCCTCACGCTGATCACCGCCCTGGGTACCGGCATCGGCAAGGCGGGCGGCACCACCGGGGGCGATGACTTCGACGTGGCCAAGCTGCGCTACCACCGCATCATCATCATGACCGACGCCGACGTGGACGGCGCCCACATCCGCACCCTGCTGCTCACCTTCTTCTACCGCCAGATGCCCGAGCTGGTCGAGCGCGGCCACATCTACATCGCACAGCCGCCGCTGTACAAGGTGAAGGCCGGCAAGGAAGAGCTGTACCTGAAGGACGCCCCCGCACTCGACGGCTTCTTGCTGCGCATTGCGCTGAACCACGCCAGCGTGACCACCGGCGGCGCCAACCCGCAAACGCTGACCGGCGACACCCTGGCCGAACTGGCCCGCAAGCACCAGATCGCTGAAAGCGTCATCGCCCGCCTGGGCAACTTCATGGACGCCGAAGCCCTGCGCGCCATTGCCGACGGCGTGAGCCTGAAGCTCGACACCGTGGCCGACGCCGAAGCCAGCGCCGTGGCCCTGCAAGCCAAGCTGCGCGAACTCAACACCACCGGCGCCCCCGCCGAAGTGGCTGGCGAATTCGACGCCCGCACCGACAAGCCCCTGCTGCGCATCAGCCGCCGCCACCACGGCAACATCAAGAGCAGCGTTATCACCCAAGATTTCGTGCACGGCGCCGACTACGCCGCCCTGGCCGAAGCCGCCGAAACCTTCCGTGGCCTGCTGGGCGAGGGCGCCAAGGCCCTGCGAGGCGAAGGCGACAAGCAGAAGGAAGAAAAAGTGGGCGACTTCCGCCAGGCCATGAAGTGGCTGATCAGCGAAGCCGAACGCACCACCGCCCGCCAACGCTACAAGGGCCTGGGCGAAATGAACCCCGAACAGCTGTGGGAAACCACCATGGACCCGAACGTGCGCCGCCTGCTGCGCGTGCAGATCGACGATGCGATCGAGGCCGACCGCGTGTTCACGATGCTGATGGGCGATGAGGTGGAGCCGCGCCGGGATTTCATTGAGACGAATGCGCTGCGTGCGGGGAATATTGACGTTTGA
- the dnaN gene encoding DNA polymerase III subunit beta, giving the protein MIVLKATQDKVLAVLQSVAGIVERRHTLPILANVLIRKTGNALQLTTSDLEIQIRTTAELGGDTGDFTTTVGARKLIDILKTMPGDQTVSLESSQSKLILKGGKSRFTLQSLPAEDFPLVQESAAFGPVFAVPQKTLKDLLGQVSFAMAVQDIRYYLNGILFVAEGKTLSLVATDGHRLAFASATLDVEVPKQEVILPRKTVIELQRLLSDAGGENQPHIEMQFANNQAKFTFGGMEFVTKLVEGKFPDYNRVIPKNHHNSVTLGRAPLLASLQRTAIMTSDKFKGVRLNIEPGTLRVASNNAEQEEAVDELDIDYGGDTIEIGFNVTYLIDALANMGQDMVKIDLADGNSSALMTIPDNESFKYVVMPMRI; this is encoded by the coding sequence ATGATCGTCCTGAAGGCAACACAAGACAAGGTTCTCGCGGTACTCCAGTCCGTGGCTGGCATCGTTGAGCGCCGCCACACGCTGCCCATTCTGGCCAACGTGCTGATCCGCAAGACGGGCAATGCGCTGCAACTGACCACCAGCGACCTCGAAATCCAGATCCGCACCACCGCCGAACTGGGCGGTGACACTGGTGACTTCACCACCACCGTGGGCGCGCGCAAGCTCATCGACATCTTGAAGACCATGCCCGGCGACCAGACGGTGAGCCTGGAGTCGAGCCAGTCCAAGCTGATCTTGAAGGGTGGCAAGAGCCGCTTCACGCTGCAAAGCCTGCCCGCTGAAGACTTCCCGCTGGTGCAAGAATCCGCCGCCTTCGGCCCCGTGTTCGCTGTTCCGCAAAAGACGCTGAAGGACCTGCTGGGCCAGGTGTCGTTTGCCATGGCGGTGCAAGACATTCGCTACTACCTCAACGGCATCTTGTTCGTGGCCGAGGGCAAAACCCTGAGCTTGGTGGCCACCGACGGCCACCGCCTGGCCTTTGCCAGCGCCACGCTGGATGTGGAAGTGCCCAAGCAGGAAGTCATCCTGCCGCGCAAGACCGTGATCGAGTTGCAACGCCTGCTCAGCGATGCCGGTGGCGAGAACCAGCCCCACATCGAGATGCAGTTCGCCAACAACCAGGCCAAGTTCACCTTTGGCGGCATGGAGTTCGTGACCAAGCTGGTCGAGGGCAAATTCCCCGACTACAACCGCGTCATCCCCAAGAACCACCACAACAGCGTAACGCTGGGCCGCGCCCCGCTGCTGGCCAGCCTGCAGCGCACGGCCATCATGACCAGCGACAAGTTCAAGGGCGTGCGCCTGAACATCGAACCCGGCACCCTGCGCGTGGCGTCGAACAATGCCGAGCAGGAAGAGGCGGTGGACGAGCTGGACATCGACTACGGCGGCGACACCATCGAGATCGGCTTCAACGTCACCTACCTGATCGATGCCCTGGCCAACATGGGCCAGGACATGGTCAAGATCGACCTGGCCGACGGCAACAGCTCTGCGCTGATGACCATTCCGGACAACGAGTCCTTCAAATACGTCGTCATGCCCATGCGCATATGA
- the dnaA gene encoding chromosomal replication initiator protein DnaA, whose protein sequence is MTEEPQRNPNAPTGSDAGQGLWQACVEQLAQDLPEQQFNTWIKPLVAQVAEDFTKVTLLVANRFKLDWIRAQYAGRIAALLEGLYGQPVTLELAIAQRESVIRTYVRPASQQQEPQHSQSSGQTQNHGSAQGNHSGQGQGSSTGSDESSAGVFRNRLNAALTFETLVEGTANRMARSAAMHVAGMPGHLYNPLFIYGGVGLGKTHLVHAVGNRLLQDKPDAKILYIHAEQFVSDVVKAYQRRTFDEFKERYHSLDLLLIDDVQFFANKDRTQEEFFNAFEALLAKKSHIVMTSDTYPKGLANIHERLVSRFDSGLTVAIEPPELEMRVAILINKARAEATEMPEEVAFFVAKNVRSNVRELEGALRKILAYSRFNQKEISIQLAREALRDLLSIQNRQISVENIQKTVADYYKIKVADMYSKKRPASIARPRQIAMYLAKELTQKSLPEIGELFGGRDHTTVLHAVRKISGERQQLTELNQQLHVLEQTLKG, encoded by the coding sequence ATGACCGAGGAACCCCAACGCAACCCCAATGCACCCACCGGCTCGGACGCCGGACAAGGCCTGTGGCAGGCCTGTGTGGAACAACTGGCCCAGGACCTTCCAGAACAGCAGTTCAACACCTGGATCAAACCCCTGGTGGCCCAGGTGGCAGAGGACTTCACCAAGGTCACCTTGCTGGTGGCCAACCGCTTCAAACTGGACTGGATTCGCGCCCAATACGCAGGCCGCATTGCGGCGTTGCTCGAGGGACTGTACGGCCAGCCGGTCACGCTGGAGTTGGCCATTGCCCAACGCGAATCGGTCATCCGCACCTATGTGCGCCCAGCCTCGCAGCAGCAGGAACCGCAGCACTCGCAGTCTTCCGGCCAGACGCAAAACCACGGGTCTGCCCAAGGCAACCACTCTGGGCAAGGGCAGGGCAGCAGCACCGGCAGCGACGAGTCCTCGGCAGGCGTGTTTCGCAACCGCCTGAACGCCGCCCTCACGTTTGAAACCCTGGTGGAAGGCACGGCCAACCGCATGGCACGCTCTGCGGCCATGCACGTGGCGGGCATGCCGGGGCACTTGTACAACCCGCTGTTCATCTACGGCGGCGTGGGCTTGGGCAAAACCCACTTGGTGCACGCCGTGGGCAACCGCCTGCTGCAAGACAAGCCCGACGCCAAGATCCTATACATCCACGCCGAACAGTTCGTGTCCGACGTGGTCAAGGCCTACCAGCGCCGCACCTTTGACGAGTTCAAAGAACGCTACCACTCGCTCGATCTGCTGCTGATCGACGATGTGCAGTTCTTCGCCAACAAAGACCGCACCCAGGAAGAGTTCTTCAACGCCTTCGAAGCCCTGCTGGCCAAGAAGAGCCATATCGTGATGACTTCGGACACGTACCCGAAGGGCCTGGCCAACATCCATGAGCGGCTGGTCTCCCGCTTTGACTCGGGCCTCACGGTAGCGATTGAGCCGCCCGAGCTGGAAATGCGCGTGGCCATTTTGATCAACAAAGCCCGCGCTGAAGCCACCGAGATGCCCGAGGAAGTCGCCTTCTTCGTGGCCAAGAACGTGCGCTCCAACGTGCGCGAACTCGAAGGCGCGCTGCGCAAAATCCTGGCGTATTCGCGCTTCAACCAGAAAGAAATCTCGATCCAGCTGGCGCGCGAAGCCCTCAGAGATCTGCTGTCGATTCAGAACCGGCAAATTTCTGTGGAAAACATTCAGAAAACGGTGGCCGACTACTACAAGATCAAGGTCGCCGACATGTACAGCAAGAAGCGCCCGGCCAGCATTGCCCGCCCGCGCCAGATTGCGATGTACCTGGCCAAAGAACTGACGCAAAAAAGCCTTCCAGAAATCGGAGAATTGTTTGGCGGGCGCGACCACACCACGGTTTTGCACGCAGTGCGCAAGATTTCTGGCGAGCGCCAGCAGCTGACCGAGCTGAACCAGCAGCTGCATGTGCTGGAGCAGACTCTTAAAGGCTGA
- the rpmH gene encoding 50S ribosomal protein L34 yields MKRTYQPSKTRRARTHGFLVRMKTRGGRAVINARRAKGRKRLAV; encoded by the coding sequence ATGAAACGTACTTACCAACCTTCCAAGACCCGCCGCGCCCGCACCCACGGCTTCCTCGTTCGCATGAAGACCCGCGGTGGCCGCGCTGTGATCAACGCACGCCGCGCCAAGGGCCGCAAGCGCCTGGCCGTCTAA
- a CDS encoding ribonuclease P protein component, giving the protein MQRLKTRPQFQAAMAGGTVSRTAHFALHRLVLAAGSSPAASTSPSGPGPLLSVQGPQALFVVPDVWLGAMVPKRWARRAVTRNTIKRQIYTVGAAFEAQLPQAAHVVRLRTAFDRKQFVSATSDQLKQAVRAELLQLFGQATKRPPSAAAKAEPAVVAPEAAP; this is encoded by the coding sequence ATGCAACGGCTGAAAACCCGTCCGCAGTTCCAGGCCGCCATGGCGGGAGGCACTGTCTCTCGCACAGCGCATTTTGCGTTGCACCGCTTGGTACTCGCGGCAGGCAGTTCGCCAGCAGCGTCCACGTCACCTTCAGGGCCCGGTCCCTTGCTTTCTGTGCAAGGGCCGCAGGCCCTGTTTGTCGTGCCCGATGTGTGGCTAGGGGCCATGGTGCCCAAGCGTTGGGCGCGCCGTGCCGTTACGCGCAACACCATCAAGCGCCAGATTTACACCGTGGGCGCTGCGTTTGAGGCCCAATTGCCGCAGGCTGCCCATGTGGTGCGCTTGCGCACGGCGTTTGATCGCAAGCAGTTTGTAAGCGCTACCTCGGACCAGCTCAAACAGGCTGTGCGCGCCGAACTGCTGCAATTGTTTGGGCAGGCCACCAAGCGCCCACCCAGCGCAGCTGCCAAGGCCGAGCCTGCGGTTGTGGCCCCAGAGGCTGCGCCATGA
- the yidD gene encoding membrane protein insertion efficiency factor YidD → MMRALLIGVVKGYRLILSPWLGSACRFEPTCSAYSLQALEQHGAAVGSYLTLRRLVRCHPWCDGGHDPVPQELPRSLRLFSRLNPSNTQPSSPKKSS, encoded by the coding sequence ATGATGCGAGCCCTGCTGATCGGTGTGGTCAAAGGCTATCGGTTGATACTCAGCCCCTGGCTGGGCTCGGCCTGCCGGTTTGAGCCCACCTGCTCGGCGTATTCTCTTCAGGCCCTGGAACAGCATGGCGCTGCCGTGGGGAGTTACCTCACGCTGCGCAGGCTGGTACGCTGCCACCCCTGGTGTGACGGGGGGCATGATCCGGTGCCGCAGGAATTGCCGCGCAGCTTGCGGTTGTTCTCGCGACTGAACCCTTCCAACACCCAACCATCCTCACCAAAGAAGTCTTCATGA
- the yidC gene encoding membrane protein insertase YidC has product MNDIRRTILWVIFGFSMVLLWDKWQVHNGNKATFFPSPAAVGAAAPAAGASAPKAGVASVPGSTAPAVASIGAAAVPGTPAPAASVAREKIEVTTDVYRLTFDGEGGSLVHAELLKHADMTDKTKNFVLFDESTQRVYAAQTGLIGGSYPTHKTVMTAVPGPRALKDGENELSIRFESPEQGGVKLIKTWTLKRGAYDIAVKHEVVNAGSTAVSPQLYLQLVRDGNKPPGESSFYSTFTGPAVYTEAKKYQKIEFKEIENGKADIPKESTNGYVAMVQHYFASAWLVADGVQRDLFTRKVSDNLYSVGMIASLGSLEPGSSKSVDARLFAGPQVETMLKELSPGLELVKDYGMLAILSKPLYWLLDQLHALLNNWGWSIVALVLLLKIAFYWLNAKAYASMAKMKAINPKIMELRERLKDKPQQMQQEMMRIYREEKVNPMGGCFPIMIQIPVFIALYWVLLSSVEMRNAPWIGWIHDLSAPDPFFILPLLMTASSLLQTALNPAPPDPMQAKMMWFMPLIFSVMFFFFPAGLVLYWLTNNILSIAQQWIINTRMGVPPQFNLPKFK; this is encoded by the coding sequence ATGAACGACATTCGCCGCACCATCCTGTGGGTGATTTTTGGCTTTTCCATGGTTTTGCTGTGGGACAAGTGGCAAGTGCACAACGGCAACAAGGCCACGTTTTTCCCATCGCCAGCGGCCGTGGGTGCTGCGGCCCCAGCGGCTGGCGCATCGGCACCCAAAGCCGGGGTTGCCAGCGTGCCTGGCTCCACCGCGCCAGCCGTGGCCTCCATCGGGGCTGCTGCTGTGCCTGGAACGCCTGCTCCGGCAGCCTCCGTGGCGCGCGAAAAAATCGAAGTCACCACCGACGTCTATCGACTGACGTTTGACGGCGAAGGCGGTTCGCTCGTGCATGCCGAGTTGCTCAAGCACGCGGACATGACCGACAAGACCAAGAACTTTGTGCTGTTCGATGAGAGCACGCAACGGGTCTATGCCGCACAAACCGGCCTGATTGGCGGCAGCTACCCTACGCACAAGACCGTGATGACGGCGGTGCCTGGCCCGCGTGCGCTCAAGGATGGCGAGAACGAGCTGAGCATCCGCTTCGAGTCGCCAGAGCAAGGCGGCGTCAAGCTGATCAAGACCTGGACGCTCAAGCGCGGCGCCTACGACATCGCCGTCAAGCACGAAGTCGTGAACGCAGGCAGCACCGCCGTCTCGCCTCAGCTGTACCTGCAGTTGGTGCGTGACGGTAACAAGCCGCCAGGAGAGTCCTCGTTCTACTCGACCTTCACAGGCCCTGCGGTGTACACCGAGGCCAAGAAGTACCAGAAGATCGAGTTCAAGGAAATTGAGAACGGCAAGGCCGACATCCCCAAGGAGTCGACCAATGGTTATGTCGCCATGGTGCAGCACTACTTTGCCAGTGCCTGGTTGGTGGCCGACGGCGTTCAGCGTGATCTGTTCACCCGTAAGGTGAGCGACAACCTGTACTCGGTGGGCATGATTGCCTCGCTGGGCAGCCTGGAGCCGGGCAGCAGCAAGTCGGTGGATGCGCGCCTGTTTGCCGGCCCTCAGGTCGAAACCATGCTCAAAGAGCTGTCGCCTGGCTTGGAGCTGGTCAAGGACTACGGCATGCTGGCGATCCTGTCCAAGCCCCTGTACTGGCTGCTGGACCAACTGCATGCGCTGTTGAACAACTGGGGCTGGTCCATCGTGGCGCTGGTGCTGCTGCTCAAGATCGCGTTCTACTGGCTCAATGCCAAGGCCTATGCCAGCATGGCCAAGATGAAGGCCATCAACCCCAAGATCATGGAGTTGCGCGAGCGCCTGAAGGACAAGCCGCAGCAGATGCAGCAGGAGATGATGCGCATCTACCGCGAAGAGAAGGTCAACCCCATGGGGGGCTGCTTCCCGATCATGATCCAGATCCCGGTGTTCATCGCCTTGTATTGGGTGCTGCTGTCCAGCGTGGAAATGCGCAACGCGCCCTGGATCGGCTGGATCCACGACCTGTCGGCGCCAGACCCGTTCTTCATCCTGCCTTTGCTGATGACGGCCAGTTCCTTGCTGCAAACCGCACTGAACCCCGCACCCCCAGACCCGATGCAAGCCAAGATGATGTGGTTCATGCCGCTGATCTTCAGCGTGATGTTCTTCTTCTTCCCTGCCGGCCTGGTGCTGTACTGGCTGACGAACAACATCCTGTCGATTGCGCAGCAGTGGATCATCAACACCCGCATGGGCGTTCCACCGCAGTTCAATCTGCCGAAGTTCAAGTGA